The window ccaataataaaattccgtaatttacatatttttttaaaaaaaaattgtgtggaaacttaaaaattaaaaactaaaaaatttaaaaatatgaacgaaactgtttttttttttttttttttgcatttcgtgaataaaaaaacgaaataggaaattataatatttttttgcatttcgtgtattaaaaaacgaaataggataaaaaaaaaattattttcgttcatataaaaacgaaattggaaaattggacaaaatatattttccaattttgtttttatatgaacaaaattaatttttttatcctatttcatttttcaatacacgaaatgcaaaaaaaaattataatttcctatttcgtttttttattcacgaaatgcaaaaaaaaaaacatatttcgttgattaattcacaaaatgcaaaaaaaaaaaatcagttttgttcatattttttaatttttaaattaaataatatatgtgtccaatcacaaaatgtcatttggctttttaaaagagttaactttaactttgttagtttgaggggtatatttgagccaaaaacaaaccttaagggtatttttagaccaaaaggtggaaggagggtagttatgagcctttttcaatagttcagggatatttttggaccttttccgttgaATAAATAGTCTTCTTGGAATACGAACTGTGGGGGTACTCTGATACAGAAGGATTGTACCCAAAAAGGATATTTTGATGAATCAAAGGCATAACATTTGTGACTAGGGATACATATTTACTTGCATATTCTGTTTGTTGGATTTATTTTTATTCGGTAGATCTAATAGATAAGAAACTCGATGCACTTTTTCCTTTTTGTTATTTATTTACATACAGCACTTCAAGTTTTTGTCCCTCAGCAATAATTTAGAAACTGCTAGTAGAAAAAATGTTAAATATGACATTACATTCATATTCTATGAGAATGGTATGATTATATGTCATTTTATTTTTGCATTCTTCAGTAATAAAAGAGTATGGGGCATTACGACTTGGAAGCCATATAAATTCAATGAAGAGTTCAATATTTCCGAAAGCAACGCCCATTACAAACAGCAATTGCATTCGCGAATAGGGAATGGAATTTAAACATGACTGACACTAGTTGAGGTGCGCATATGTTGTCAATATAACGATTGCACATATACATATTGAAAAAAAACATATAATAACAGAAACAAGACCACATATTATTTGCGGACGACATAGTTTTGATTGAAGAGACTCGCGATGAAGTtaatgctaagctggaggtttggagttcaaaagggttcaagttgagcaGAACCAAGACGGAATACTTGGAATGCAAGTTCAGTGATGTAGCGCATGATGAGGGCGTGGAAGTGATGCTTGAGACACATGCCATCCAAAAGCGAGGGAGTTTTTAGTACCTTGGGTCCATTAttcaaggaaatggggagattgatgatgatgtcactCATAATATTGGGACGAGgtagatgaaatggaggctcgcctctgGAGTCTTGTGCTATAAGAAGGTGCtgccaaaacttaaaggcaagttctacagagcGGTAGTTAGACCTACTCTGTCATATGGgtcggagtgttggccagtcaagaaatctcacgtACAAAAGATGAATGTGGCGGAAATGAGGATGTTGAGATAGATGTGTGGGCAAACTATGAAGGATAAAAATTGAAATAAAGTTATCCGAGATATTGTGGGAGTAGCCTCTGTGGTGAATAAGATGCGGGAAgtgaggctgagatggttcgggcatgtcCAGAGGAGAGGCATGGAGACCCCAGTGCAGTAGTGTGAGAGATTGACAATGGACGGTTTCAGGAATGAGAGGTAGGCTGAAGAAGTATCGGAGAGAAGTGATCAGGCATGACATGATGCAATTacaacttaccgaggacatgaccttcgATAGGAAGTTATAGAGGACGCAGATTAGGAtggaaggttagtaggtagtagaGCGTGTCTCGTGTGTTTATCTATAATATTCTGTCAGGGCTTATTTACTTTTTTTCAATccttatctaaccttttgtcttgctTTCTTCGGAGATAGCCTTCCTATCTCCTATgttaggggtaaggtctacgtacccTCTAACCTCTCCAaacccacttgtggaattacactgggtatgttgttattgttgttcggAGATAATTGGCTGATAGTTGCAAAAAATAGTATTTAATGTTTAATTGTGCTTGGACACGTAAATACAATTGAAGTTTGCAAAAATGCTTTTTTGACAATAGTATTCAAATTTCATATTTCAATTTTGAAGTCGAAGAGTCAGTTTGATAAACAAATATTGCAGTTTGATAAACAAACTTTGCTTTGAGATAATGTCTAAACATAACATTAACTTTCGACAAATGGGGCTAAAATTTTTCAACTTGCTTGTCAAAATTTTAAAGTAAAACGACAATACAAAATGAGATTAGAATATTTAAAATCTTTATAGTTTCCTTGTTAGTTCGTTCATGTTAACTTAATTATATTTTTTGGATTCATCCAACCTATTCTTGTGTGATCATTCGTAATTGTTTATTTATCTAATTAAAATTATCCGAAATCTTGAGTAAATCTCAATTACGCTGTGCTCGTCAGTGTTATGGCCCAACGCAGGCCTCAACAGTAAGTGATCGTTTGGTaactggttagagttatgcaggtattaataATTAATGGATTTAGTTATGAgagaatttatgtattattttatgcagagaTTAATTATGCATGATTTAGTTATTCATTTATTAGTTATTTCATCTTCCATCCTGCATAAACTAATATATAGATTCTTTtgtaacttatacatgtattaattatgtGAGTTTTAATTACAAATCAAACACCGTATTaggtgtgttgaattttatacatAGGAAAAGAATACTACTAAATATGATATTACTTATGCATGAATAATTTAACTCCTATCCAGTTACaaagaagaaattgcacggtttccCTTCAACGGGCCGGTCTTTAAATTTAGTCCTTCAAAAATAGAACTTATGTCGCGCGGTGAGTTAATATTataatacaaaaatataaatttatgcctACCAAAAAATTATGTGCCTTTGAGGAacaaaattaaaaaccagcacaaaatagggtcAAAGGTCCAAACGACCCTTTGACACCCCTTCTACAATGGATCATTTGCACCTTTTCCCCTAATTCGTgctgattttttatttttgtctcTCTTAATAAGTAAATTCTTTTTGAaatataattttatatttttgcatcataatatctcataagTTATACCTTGCTCTTAAGGAGTTTATACCCAAttattaaaggaaaaaaaattaaagatcagtgcattcgaaggacaaaagttaaagacaaCCCGATTTAAAAGAATTtacaggattgtccttcgctgggggtggtctttaattttttcccctcaaattagTGATCTTTATGGTTTCGGGTTCGAAAACCCTcttagtcaaaaattttaaaaaaattcgcaaggtagaaTTTGGATTCGAATGCAGAATTTTGGCATTAAAGCAGAATTTGTATGGACAGAATTTTGCAAAATTGAAGCAAAATTTTGCCTtccgattttttttgtttttaaactaAGCTGTGTTTCGAACTCATAATTTCGGGGGTATTAGGCGTAGGGAAAAACTTAaaaaaccaccaatttgaaggaaaaaaattaaagaccatcccaaatgaagaaggcaatccgcgcaaaaaatagAAGGAAAACCGAGCAATTTCTTGAGTTGAATATTGGATTTGGGCCTGACATAAGTTTCAACCCAATATTTAATGGGCCGAGGCCCTAACACATTTAACCCTACATTATAAAATCTCTAGGGTTTCTATCTCTTCTCCCATTCGCAGCAGCACTCACACAGCAGAGAGAACTCTTCTCGGTAAgccgctctctctctctctctatatctcTAATTCATACAAAATTGCATTGTGTTTATAAGTTATTAGGGTTTATTTTAAACAGGTGAatcaaagaagaaaaagaagaaatggACGCAGGTGTAGTAGCAGCAGTGGCGCCAACCGCAGTAGCAGTAGATGGAAAGGAAGAGAATAAGATTCATAGTGATGTTATGCTTTTCAATCGCTGGTCTTATGATGATGTTCAGGTATACTTAGCATTTCGATTTAGTTGTATATATGTTCCATCAACGAAAAGTCTGTAAAATAATAAAAGGGAAACATACATTAAAATACCATTCAGCTATCTAGTTTTAAAACACTGCACAAGTATAGGCTGTATATTTACcaatattatatgtataggttGTTATAACTGCTAAATCTTGTTAAATTTCAttgttttctaatttttttttatacgaAGAAGAGtgtaaattttgaaatttgaagaatgtacTAATCTAGTTGATGTAGTTTGGTAATTCGTATATTTGTTACATGGATTAAAAGTTTGTAAACTAATCTTTTTAGATTTATGTCTATTTACTAGGATAAAACTAATTTGCTCATTTTGTGTTTTTTTTGGTATGAAGAAAATTGCAACTTGTAGTACCTGAATATCTAAATTTTGAAATTCGAAGGATATACTAATCTAGTTGATGTAGATTAGGAAGTTGTATTGACTTTCCTTGAACTCCAAAAGAAAAACGTCCTGTTTTTGTTTCGCGGTTACATGTTTATAGCTGCTAATAGCTCTTTGTTTTAATAGAATAAAAACAAATTTGCTTCGTTTTGTGTTTTTTTTGTATGGATAGGATTGCAACTTGTAAAATCTGAGTATCTAAAATTTGAAATCGGAAGAATAAACTAATCCAGTTGATGTAGCTTGGTATAGTATTGATTTTGAAAAATCTGAAAAGTGATTTCTTCAAATCAAAGGGCTAGGGTTAAAAAACCAGCATTAAGATAGTGATGTTgctaaaaagttttttttttttcaaagtgaCATGTCTATAATTGGTAAACAGCTTTTGCCTTTCCTAGTATTAAGCTAATTTACTTCACTTTGTGTCTTTTATACGAAGAATTTGCAACTCGTAGCTTGAAGAATGAACTAATCTAGTTGATGTTGCTGGGTAATTATTATGGACTTCCCATGAACAAAAATATTGAACTGTTTTTTCAGCCCTTAAGGGCTAGGATAAAAAGGGCAGTTGTAGGACAGTAAGGTGGCAGGTGCCCAAGCAGTTGGGCTGGCTATATGAATCTTCACGGACTATGTTGCTCCTTTTAGCACTAGAAggtcttttcttttttttactgGTATATAAAAATCTGTAACAATCTAGATTTACATCACACCCCTTGAGGAGCCCCCTCCTGAACCCTAGTAAAGATGCTTTGTGCAGCGGGCTGCCCCCCATATAAATCTGTTACAAAGCTGAAAGACTCGAGTGAACATTGCACTTAAAGTACACTTTCTAACATGGCTTAACATTGACCTATGGATCTTTTTCTGGTAGTTGGTGTTGTTACCCAGTAAAAGCGGGCAATTTTATTCTCAATAACATCCAGGGGGAATGCTTCTTCTGTTTCTGCCTTTTTACTCAAGTATTATTTTAAGCTCTCTAAGCAAGACTGAAACTTATTCCTTGGCCTTTTTACTTGAGTATCATTTTAAGCTCTATAAGCAAGACTAAAACTTATTCCTTCTGCTTCTGCCTTTTTACTTTAGTATTATTTTTAAGCTCTATTAGCAAGACTTATAACTTATTCCTTCTGCTTCTTGCCTTTTTACTTGAGTATTATTTTAAAGCTCTATAAGCAAGACTGAAAACTTATCTTGAATACAATTTGAAAGATCTGTCAATAACGATGATCTACTTTCTGGTGAAGGTCAATGACATGTCTGTTGAGGATTACATCACAGCAACTGCTAACAAGCATCCAGTTTACATGCCTCACACAGCTGGTAGGTACCAGGCCAAGCGTTTCAGGAAGGCCCAGTGCCCAATTGTTGAGAGGCTCACAAACTCTCTTATGATGCATGGAAGGAACAATGGAAAGAAGCTAATGGCTGTTCGCATCATTAAGCATGCAATGGAGATCATTCATTTGCTGACTGACCAAAACCCAATTCAAGTCATTGTTGATGCTGTTATCAACAGGTGCGCATAGATTATGAACGCTTAATTCATTTTCTTTAAGAATGGTTACTGTTGTCAGTCTTGATTAAGTTGTTCACTACCCATCAAAGTAGTTTTTTGGGCAAGGCAGCACGGTGGTGGATTAGGCTACTCTGATTATAATTTCTTGGTTCTTTTCTTGCCAAATAATCCGTTCTTTTACTTGTTTCAAATGAGTTAACTATATGGGCTTGTTTTGGAATAAAATCTTTGTGCACTATTTGCAAAATTTGGTGTATTTTTGCAAATACTAATCTTCAGTATCCAAAATGCTGGTGAAAAATCCTTTTTTCCAGGTGAAGCTTAAGACTTCATCTTTCGAATACTTCAATTTCAAATTCTTTTCTTTTCCAACTTTAACCAAATATTGTCTAAATCCCTACTATATATGTTCACTGATAGCTTTGTCTTCTCCATTTAATCATTTAGTGGGCCAAGAGAAGATGCTACTCGTATTGGTTCAGCTGGTGTTGTCAGACGTCAGGCCGTTGATATTTCTCCACTTCGCCGTGTTAACCAAGCAATTTATTTGCTGACAACTGGTGCACGTGAGAGTGCTTT is drawn from Lycium barbarum isolate Lr01 chromosome 8, ASM1917538v2, whole genome shotgun sequence and contains these coding sequences:
- the LOC132607544 gene encoding small ribosomal subunit protein uS7 isoform X2, coding for MDAGVVAAVAPTAVAVDGKEENKIHSDVMLFNRWSYDDVQVNDMSVEDYITATANKHPVYMPHTAGRYQAKRFRKAQCPIVERLTNSLMMHGRNNGKKLMAVRIIKHAMEIIHLLTDQNPIQVIVDAVINSGPREDATRIGSAGVVRRQAVDISPLRRVNQAIYLLTTGARESAFRNIKTIAECLADELINAAKGSSNSYAIKKKDEIERVAKANR